In the genome of Patescibacteria group bacterium, the window AGTCACTGTGGACAAAGTTAATAATGCTTTCAAAAAAGCCAGCCGCAGTTATCTCAAAGGAATCCTGGATGTGACCCAAGAACCCTTAGTTTCTTCGGATGTTGTTGGCAATGAATATTCGGCAGTCGTAGATTTGAATTTGACTAAAGTTATTGGCGACGACTTAGTTAAAGTAATTGCTTGGTATGATAATGAATGGGCGTATGCCAAGCGGTTGGTGGAAGTGGCGAGCGAGGTGATGTAATTTATTAAAGATTACATTGGTTCGTTAGATGAAAAAACACAGTATGAAATCTATTCTTTTTTGCAGAAATTTAAAAATGATTATCGTTTTAGACAAAGCCCCTATTGTAAAAAAGTTTTTAAAGATATTTTTGAAATTAGAATAAAAGCAAGAGATTGCTACAGAATATTATACGCGTTTTTATATAAGGATACTGTAATTCTGTTGCATATTTTTAAAAAGAAAACTAACAAAATACCTAAAAAAGATTTAAAATTAGCAATTAATAGATTAAAACTATATGAATAGTAAAAAGTACAATTTGAAAAAAATAGAAAGTTTGCCCAGTTTTGAGGATGATTTGAAGGAAAAATTAAAAAATCCAAAATTTAAGAAAGGGTTTGGTCTATCTTTAAAGCGCTGGGATTTAACTCATGAAATTATGACAGCGAGAAAAAGAGCCAAAATGACTCAAATGGAGTTTGCCAAAAAACTCCAAACCAGCCAGAGTTTTGTGGCTAGGGTAGAGAA includes:
- a CDS encoding type II toxin-antitoxin system RelE/ParE family toxin produces the protein MKDYIGSLDEKTQYEIYSFLQKFKNDYRFRQSPYCKKVFKDIFEIRIKARDCYRILYAFLYKDTVILLHIFKKKTNKIPKKDLKLAINRLKLYE
- a CDS encoding helix-turn-helix transcriptional regulator; this encodes MNSKKYNLKKIESLPSFEDDLKEKLKNPKFKKGFGLSLKRWDLTHEIMTARKRAKMTQMEFAKKLQTSQSFVARVENGDQNLTIDVLMRMADVLSAKQKKPIKFQIIGSV